A single Streptomyces sp. Edi2 DNA region contains:
- a CDS encoding aminotransferase class I/II-fold pyridoxal phosphate-dependent enzyme: MTSLPVDTANRSAAYPMRRWVFEDAAGRFDIDLGDSNVQCGTLAGLKVHDGLVLDYGHDRGTERLREMVARLYSGELNSTLITHGAQEALYLVYSALLRPGDQVITFSPGWQQHAEAPSSLGADVDVIGLRPDLTVDVEAAAAIAGPKLRLIVASTPCNPTGQRINAADLDALVSLAQRHDGYLLLDEEYSVDLSTSLATRSDRVLSVSSLSKVYGLPGLRIGWLFGTPDLVSACIERKHLTTISNSVLCESLAVEVLQQRAQYIEEYRRLTSGGLALLREWADRHSDAIQLVPPHGTPFAWIQLMTGEPPMAFAQRALDLGVMVMPGETVGSGNGFRLCFAREPQSLTEGLRRIESVLRPPKVFTSG; the protein is encoded by the coding sequence ATGACCTCTCTACCGGTCGACACGGCCAATCGGTCAGCTGCGTACCCCATGCGGCGTTGGGTGTTCGAAGATGCTGCAGGCCGGTTCGATATCGACTTAGGCGACAGCAACGTGCAGTGTGGAACCCTGGCGGGTTTGAAGGTCCACGATGGCCTCGTGCTCGACTACGGGCACGACCGGGGCACCGAGCGCTTGCGCGAGATGGTGGCTCGGTTGTACAGCGGCGAGCTCAACTCGACATTGATCACTCATGGAGCCCAGGAAGCACTCTACCTCGTGTACAGCGCCCTGCTCCGTCCTGGCGATCAAGTCATCACCTTCAGCCCCGGGTGGCAGCAGCATGCGGAGGCGCCGTCTTCATTAGGCGCCGATGTTGACGTTATTGGCCTTCGGCCAGATCTGACTGTCGACGTCGAGGCAGCTGCAGCAATTGCTGGTCCCAAACTCAGATTGATCGTCGCCAGTACACCGTGCAATCCGACTGGCCAGCGCATCAATGCTGCCGACCTCGACGCGCTGGTGTCACTGGCTCAGCGTCATGACGGGTATCTGCTCCTTGACGAGGAGTACTCGGTCGACCTCTCGACTTCTCTCGCCACCCGCAGCGATCGTGTTCTCTCGGTATCCAGCCTGTCGAAGGTATACGGTCTTCCGGGCCTACGCATCGGCTGGCTGTTCGGCACACCTGACCTGGTGTCAGCCTGCATTGAGCGAAAGCATCTCACCACCATCTCCAACTCGGTCCTGTGCGAGAGCCTTGCTGTCGAAGTGCTGCAGCAGCGTGCTCAGTACATCGAGGAATACAGGCGTCTCACGTCGGGCGGTCTGGCGCTGCTGCGCGAGTGGGCCGATCGTCATTCAGATGCGATACAGCTTGTGCCACCACATGGAACGCCCTTCGCCTGGATCCAGTTGATGACCGGCGAACCGCCGATGGCCTTCGCTCAGCGTGCACTTGACCTGGGGGTCATGGTGATGCCCGGCGAGACAGTTGGGTCCGGAAACGGGTTCCGTCTCTGTTTTGCCCGCGAGCCCCAGTCGCTAACCGAAGGTTTACGGCGGATCGAATCCGTGCTCAGGCCGCCGAAGGTTTTTACTTCCGGCTGA
- a CDS encoding branched-chain amino acid transaminase: protein MTKELNDTEPLKQPDEDCAGAPDRHPEWIWRSGENIAWDNATVHVRAVGHSSVSAVFEGLRAYLSADRQRLFVFRLDEHLNRLFASARLCRLRLPYSFAELREAVLELLLLNRYREDVYIRPWAFPGDPLREMLVPADVNCEVVIDTWRMSSNLFAARGCRAAFGSWARINETTMPPRAKAFSNYHNGRLAVLEARENGHDWPILLNERGKVSEGPGACVALVRDGVVITPSITSGVLESVTRESAITLLREADITVEEREVDRTELYLADEVFFLGTAWEILPITSVDGLRVGEGIMGPVASRLEETYAEVVRGESARHKDWLTEVPLNFDSPS from the coding sequence ATGACGAAGGAACTCAATGACACCGAGCCTTTGAAACAGCCGGATGAAGATTGTGCCGGCGCTCCTGACCGGCATCCCGAATGGATCTGGCGCAGCGGCGAGAACATAGCGTGGGACAATGCCACGGTTCATGTGAGAGCGGTTGGTCATTCATCAGTTTCGGCTGTCTTCGAGGGTCTCAGGGCGTACCTCTCTGCCGATAGGCAGAGACTTTTCGTGTTCCGGTTGGATGAGCACTTAAACCGGCTCTTTGCCTCAGCGCGTCTCTGCCGGTTACGTCTCCCGTACTCGTTTGCAGAATTACGTGAAGCTGTATTGGAGCTCCTGCTTCTCAATAGATATCGTGAGGACGTCTACATCCGGCCCTGGGCGTTCCCTGGTGACCCACTACGGGAGATGCTGGTACCAGCCGATGTGAACTGCGAGGTGGTAATCGATACCTGGCGGATGAGCAGTAATCTCTTCGCAGCTCGCGGCTGTCGCGCTGCATTTGGTTCCTGGGCGCGAATTAACGAAACCACGATGCCACCCCGAGCCAAGGCATTTTCGAACTACCACAATGGTCGGCTGGCTGTGCTGGAGGCGCGTGAGAACGGCCATGACTGGCCGATCCTCCTCAATGAGCGAGGCAAGGTGAGTGAGGGGCCTGGAGCCTGTGTCGCACTAGTTCGTGATGGAGTTGTCATCACTCCATCCATCACAAGTGGCGTTCTGGAAAGCGTCACTCGTGAAAGTGCGATCACTTTGCTGCGTGAGGCAGACATCACGGTCGAGGAGAGGGAGGTGGACCGCACTGAATTGTACCTTGCCGACGAGGTTTTCTTCCTCGGTACCGCGTGGGAAATCCTGCCTATCACGAGTGTGGATGGGCTCCGAGTTGGCGAAGGCATCATGGGGCCGGTCGCCTCTCGGCTGGAAGAGACCTATGCCGAAGTCGTCCGTGGTGAGTCCGCGAGACACAAAGACTGGCTGACAGAGGTTCCTTTGAACTTCGACTCGCCAAGCTAA